A part of Longimicrobiaceae bacterium genomic DNA contains:
- a CDS encoding NCS2 family permease, protein MASARGAGVLERWFHLRAHGTDVRREVEAGLTTFLTMAYILAVNPQILGEAGVPVEGALFATAVSAAIGSVLMGVLANYPFALAPGMGLNAYFTYSVVIGMGVPWQTALGAVFISGVVFIVLTVGRVRELVVRAIPLTLKLATGGGIGLFIAFIGLRNSGVVAASPATFVTLGEVASPPVLLALGGLVLTAALMARGWKSAVILGIVATAAGAYLTGVARPPTRLVAIPDAGATFLQMDVAGALGLGLLQVVFVFLFVDMFDSVGTLVGLGRQAGYLTPEGDLPRAKRALMADAVATTAGAALGTSTVTAYIESATGVAEGGRTGLTAVTVGALFALAVFFSPLAAAVPAVATAPALIIVGSLMLKAALGVSWDDATEAVPAFVTLVAMPLTFSIANGLALGFITYPVIKVLAGRAREVSPLVYVLAALFALRFAYLGGG, encoded by the coding sequence ATGGCGAGCGCGCGCGGGGCGGGGGTGCTGGAGCGGTGGTTCCACCTCCGTGCGCACGGGACCGACGTGCGCAGGGAGGTGGAGGCGGGGCTCACCACCTTCCTGACCATGGCGTACATCCTCGCGGTGAACCCGCAGATCCTGGGGGAGGCGGGGGTGCCGGTGGAGGGGGCGCTCTTCGCCACGGCCGTCTCCGCCGCGATCGGCTCGGTGCTGATGGGCGTGCTGGCGAACTACCCCTTCGCGCTGGCGCCGGGGATGGGGCTCAATGCCTACTTCACCTACTCGGTCGTCATCGGGATGGGGGTGCCGTGGCAGACGGCGCTCGGGGCGGTGTTCATCTCCGGCGTCGTCTTCATCGTGCTCACGGTGGGGAGGGTGCGCGAGCTGGTGGTGCGCGCCATCCCGCTCACGCTCAAGCTCGCCACGGGGGGCGGGATCGGCCTCTTCATCGCCTTCATCGGGCTCCGCAACTCCGGGGTGGTGGCCGCCAGCCCGGCCACCTTCGTCACCCTGGGCGAGGTCGCCTCGCCCCCCGTGCTCCTGGCGCTGGGCGGGCTGGTCCTCACGGCGGCGCTCATGGCGCGGGGGTGGAAGAGCGCCGTCATCCTCGGGATCGTCGCCACGGCGGCCGGGGCCTACCTCACCGGGGTGGCCCGGCCCCCGACGCGGCTGGTCGCCATCCCGGACGCGGGCGCCACCTTCCTGCAGATGGACGTGGCCGGCGCGCTGGGGCTGGGGCTGCTGCAGGTGGTGTTCGTCTTCCTGTTCGTGGACATGTTCGACAGCGTGGGGACGCTGGTGGGGCTCGGCCGGCAGGCGGGGTACCTCACGCCGGAGGGCGACCTGCCCCGCGCCAAGCGCGCCCTCATGGCGGACGCGGTGGCGACCACCGCGGGCGCGGCGCTGGGGACGTCCACCGTCACCGCGTACATCGAGAGCGCCACCGGCGTGGCGGAGGGCGGGCGGACGGGGCTCACCGCGGTCACGGTGGGCGCACTCTTCGCGCTCGCGGTCTTCTTCTCCCCGCTGGCGGCGGCGGTCCCCGCGGTCGCCACGGCCCCGGCGCTGATCATCGTCGGGAGCCTGATGCTCAAGGCGGCGCTGGGCGTCTCCTGGGACGACGCCACCGAGGCGGTCCCCGCCTTCGTCACGCTGGTCGCCATGCCGCTCACCTTCTCCATCGCCAACGGGCTGGCGCTGGGGTTCATCACCTACCCGGTGATCAAGGTGCTCGCCGGACGGGCGCGGGAGGTCAGCCCGCTGGTGTACGTGCTGGCCGCGCTCTTCGCCCTGCGCTTCGCCTACCTCGGGGGCGGGTAG
- a CDS encoding HEAT repeat domain-containing protein yields MKHAITWLALAAALASTDALAHVAPAPPAPGAFSDGPEDPPPARHPQDPADALYRTARTALSQNDYRRAAQLFRQIADRHPRSAYTPDAYYWEAFALYRIGGSANLRAALERLESQRGAHPRAASRGDADVLVTRVRGELARLGDAGAAEQVSRQASRTAESCPQERDEVRTAALNALLQMNAEQALPILRQVLARRDACSAKLRERAVFLVAEKRTADTESLLLDVARSDPDRRVREQAVFWLSEIPTERAVATLEQILRTSSDSRIREKALFALSRHRSPRAARLLREAAEQSDLPVDLRANAIFWLHENRSAENVAYLRDLYRRLDRPELKEKALFSLSQMRGQGNDRWLLGVALEAGEPIQMRKKALFWASESGAPAAEIVNVYDRAQDRPMREHVIFVLSQRPEPAALDKLISIARSDRDPHLRKKAVFWLSQSKDPRAARVLQEIIAGE; encoded by the coding sequence GTGAAGCACGCCATTACGTGGCTCGCGCTCGCCGCGGCCCTGGCCTCGACCGACGCCCTGGCGCACGTGGCACCGGCGCCTCCCGCGCCCGGGGCCTTCTCGGACGGGCCGGAAGATCCGCCGCCAGCGCGCCATCCCCAGGATCCGGCCGACGCACTGTATCGTACCGCCCGGACCGCCCTGAGCCAGAACGACTATCGCCGGGCCGCCCAGCTCTTCCGGCAGATCGCGGACCGGCATCCCCGCTCGGCGTACACGCCCGATGCGTACTACTGGGAGGCCTTCGCGCTCTACAGGATCGGGGGGAGCGCCAACCTCCGCGCCGCCCTGGAGCGGCTGGAAAGCCAGCGGGGCGCCCATCCGCGCGCGGCCAGCCGCGGGGACGCCGACGTGCTCGTCACCCGCGTGCGGGGCGAGCTGGCCCGCCTGGGGGACGCGGGCGCGGCAGAGCAGGTGAGCCGGCAGGCCTCCAGGACCGCGGAGTCGTGCCCCCAGGAGCGCGACGAGGTCCGCACCGCCGCGCTGAACGCCCTGCTGCAGATGAACGCCGAGCAGGCGCTTCCCATCCTCCGGCAGGTGCTCGCGCGGCGGGACGCCTGCTCCGCGAAGCTCCGCGAGCGGGCGGTCTTCCTCGTGGCGGAGAAGCGCACTGCCGACACGGAGAGCCTCCTCCTCGACGTGGCGCGCAGCGATCCGGACCGCCGGGTCCGCGAGCAGGCGGTCTTCTGGCTCTCGGAGATCCCCACCGAGCGCGCGGTCGCCACCCTGGAGCAGATCCTCCGGACGTCGAGCGATTCCAGGATCCGGGAGAAGGCCCTGTTCGCGCTTTCCCGCCACCGCAGCCCCCGCGCCGCCCGGCTCCTCCGGGAGGCCGCGGAGCAGAGCGACCTCCCCGTCGACCTGCGGGCGAACGCGATCTTCTGGCTGCACGAGAACCGCTCCGCGGAGAACGTCGCCTACCTCCGCGACCTCTACCGGCGCCTGGACCGCCCGGAGCTGAAGGAGAAGGCCCTGTTCTCCCTCTCGCAGATGCGCGGCCAGGGAAACGACCGCTGGCTTCTCGGAGTGGCCCTCGAAGCGGGCGAGCCGATCCAGATGCGCAAGAAGGCCCTCTTCTGGGCGAGCGAATCGGGCGCCCCGGCGGCGGAGATCGTCAACGTGTACGACCGCGCCCAGGACCGCCCGATGCGAGAGCACGTCATCTTCGTCCTCTCGCAGCGTCCGGAGCCCGCCGCGCTCGACAAGCTGATCTCGATCGCCCGCAGCGACCGCGATCCTCACCTCCGCAAGAAGGCGGTCTTCTGGCTCTCGCAGTCGAAGGATCCCCGTGCCGCGAGGGTGCTGCAGGAGATCATCGCCGGCGAGTAA
- a CDS encoding RNA polymerase sigma factor, giving the protein MDEKELIRRVLSGDPVAERALYDAHVDRIFRLAYRMTGDEELAKEFTQEAFIRAFTRLPSFRAEAALSTWLHSVAASVIINGLRKVRRDRQREMGLDEAPEIAVGPGVGEPRLRARLKSALDALSDRYRAVFVMHEMEGYTHEEIGSALQIAQGTSKAMLSRARAKLREQLADLAKEFVL; this is encoded by the coding sequence GTGGACGAAAAAGAGCTGATCCGACGCGTTCTCAGCGGAGATCCGGTCGCAGAGCGTGCGCTGTACGACGCGCACGTGGATCGCATCTTCCGGCTCGCGTACCGCATGACGGGCGACGAGGAGCTGGCGAAGGAGTTCACCCAGGAGGCGTTCATCCGGGCGTTCACCCGTCTGCCGAGCTTCCGGGCGGAGGCGGCGCTCTCGACCTGGCTGCACTCGGTCGCGGCTTCGGTGATCATCAACGGTCTGAGGAAGGTGCGGCGGGACCGGCAGCGGGAGATGGGGCTGGACGAGGCACCGGAGATCGCCGTCGGTCCGGGAGTCGGCGAGCCGCGCCTGAGGGCCCGGCTCAAGAGCGCGCTCGACGCGCTGTCCGATCGGTACCGCGCGGTGTTCGTGATGCACGAGATGGAAGGCTACACGCACGAGGAGATCGGCTCCGCGCTGCAGATCGCGCAGGGGACGTCGAAGGCGATGCTCTCCCGGGCACGTGCGAAGCTCCGCGAGCAGCTCGCGGACCTGGCAAAGGAGTTTGTGCTGTGA